The Nitrospira sp. KM1 genome includes a window with the following:
- a CDS encoding HNH endonuclease → MPFSQTVRDQALVAAARHCCVCHRYKGVKVEVHHIVHESKGGTNDPSNAITLCFDCHADAGHYNPDHPRGTRFSPRELRIHRDNWHSIVLSQRVAAPTEPDFMYCRFLLCKSFDAIREITLGDLSNVPVSQPMLVQNSVLEFQKMIVQAHPVSYRHDKEWGDSFPNIEAYSERYPTVQIHNRSEMSGYPYFEAIRAPSIDELQSKLAPKDGVTRLLIEAGVAPASISQVLAYHERCGADSFQEIYRLRPLWCLYLGATNLTSNPLQLRGIVCEKYEPAGLAYRDFYPSVGTDHTSTVHGLPLAALPAGATLLFPVATMLGPMECIGFESTFQETADIPSGQVQTFSHEDLSPAQAVTSLIGPVMWPKSIDVRVNSIQVEQQIHDFNLKSLYTINRYWEMGSCPHIFFLGQETILPEYYGELFAKQPGESHQEIIIIPSGIDTVLIVELEPEQTIIEEISINKSLYRTMVRLNQGDALSIPVKSGDLIDLKGHYISKSTAATDPWFRNALVHGFILEGAGLKSHSIQS, encoded by the coding sequence ATGCCATTTTCACAAACCGTAAGAGATCAAGCCCTAGTAGCCGCAGCTAGGCATTGTTGTGTTTGTCATCGTTATAAGGGCGTCAAGGTAGAAGTTCATCATATAGTGCATGAATCAAAGGGGGGCACGAATGATCCGTCCAATGCTATTACGCTTTGCTTTGATTGTCATGCAGACGCAGGACACTACAATCCGGATCATCCCAGAGGTACGCGATTTTCACCAAGGGAATTAAGAATTCACAGAGATAACTGGCATTCGATAGTTCTATCTCAAAGGGTTGCTGCTCCCACCGAACCGGATTTTATGTACTGCCGGTTTCTATTGTGTAAGAGCTTTGACGCAATTCGTGAGATTACTCTTGGAGATCTTTCAAACGTTCCTGTCTCTCAGCCGATGCTTGTTCAAAATTCAGTTTTGGAATTTCAAAAGATGATTGTTCAAGCGCACCCAGTATCTTATCGCCACGACAAGGAATGGGGAGACAGCTTTCCTAATATAGAGGCTTATTCAGAAAGGTATCCGACTGTCCAAATTCACAATCGCTCGGAGATGTCTGGATATCCGTATTTTGAAGCAATACGCGCCCCCTCCATCGATGAGCTTCAAAGTAAATTAGCTCCTAAAGATGGAGTCACTCGACTCCTGATCGAAGCCGGTGTTGCTCCGGCATCTATATCCCAAGTATTAGCCTACCATGAGCGATGTGGGGCCGATTCCTTTCAGGAAATATATCGATTGCGGCCTTTGTGGTGTCTTTATCTTGGGGCTACTAATCTCACATCAAACCCGTTGCAATTGAGAGGTATAGTATGTGAGAAGTACGAGCCTGCGGGCCTGGCATACAGAGATTTTTACCCATCAGTAGGAACTGATCATACTTCAACAGTTCATGGTCTACCGCTTGCTGCGTTACCGGCAGGAGCGACATTGTTATTTCCGGTTGCAACAATGCTTGGACCAATGGAATGTATCGGCTTTGAATCAACATTTCAGGAAACTGCAGACATACCTTCTGGACAAGTTCAGACTTTCTCCCACGAAGATTTGTCTCCGGCGCAGGCTGTTACATCATTGATCGGGCCTGTTATGTGGCCGAAGTCGATTGATGTTCGAGTAAACTCAATACAGGTGGAGCAGCAGATTCATGATTTTAATCTCAAGTCTTTATACACCATTAACAGATATTGGGAGATGGGTTCATGCCCGCATATTTTCTTCCTTGGTCAAGAAACTATTTTGCCAGAATATTATGGTGAATTATTTGCAAAGCAGCCTGGTGAATCTCACCAGGAGATAATTATCATCCCAAGTGGTATTGATACCGTTTTGATAGTCGAGTTGGAGCCAGAGCAGACAATCATCGAGGAGATCTCGATAAACAAATCCCTGTATAGAACAATGGTGAGACTTAACCAAGGCGACGCGCTAAGTATTCCCGTAAAATCCGGGGACCTTATTGACCTGAAGGGCCATTATATTTCTAAAAGCACCGCAGCAACTGACCCATGGTTCAGGAATGCGTTGGTTCATGGTTTTATTTTGGAAGGCGCGGGATTAAAGTCACACTCGATTCAATCATAG
- a CDS encoding excisionase family DNA-binding protein: MREMADIIGISVHTLYTMVSQRRIPFVKVGRLTKFDRQALDNWIEEHTVLPMPAK, from the coding sequence ATGCGAGAAATGGCAGACATCATTGGGATAAGTGTTCATACCCTTTATACGATGGTAAGCCAACGCCGAATACCCTTTGTGAAGGTGGGACGCCTGACCAAGTTTGATCGACAAGCGTTAGATAACTGGATCGAGGAACACACTGTCCTGCCGATGCCCGCCAAATAG
- a CDS encoding helix-turn-helix domain-containing protein: MADLLSIKEVATRLSCSVAMLKKWVAGGHIPIVKVGRLTRIRVSDLEAWVRLGLKPNQPINEVTHERS, encoded by the coding sequence ATGGCAGATTTACTTTCGATCAAAGAAGTAGCAACACGTCTCTCGTGTTCAGTGGCGATGCTTAAAAAATGGGTCGCCGGTGGTCACATCCCAATCGTGAAAGTTGGTCGATTGACACGCATACGGGTATCAGATTTGGAGGCATGGGTTCGTCTTGGGCTTAAACCAAATCAGCCGATAAATGAGGTGACGCATGAGCGAAGTTGA
- a CDS encoding site-specific integrase: MGLTKRKDSYYVEFSIIDDGKTISLANGKGGGKLRRWKVGSHNRTAARQQEALIKTELMKGMIKSDAAKPLTFKEWGETYLALEEVLRLKSLKDRINIVQLQLIPFFGNKELTAITPEHVEEYRAQRKKSNGDAVKLQTINNDHIVLKHCLNVARRKRLLMVNPASLVPIPNPNNERDRVLSAEEWSRLYECSAPHLKPILLTAYHLGQRLGEILNLTWDRVDLHRGIITLRGVDTKTNKPRQVPMTHDVKTALMDLSKVRDLKHKHVFVYQRNPVREVKRSFKTASKKAGIENLRFHDLRHCAATNLRRAGVDTTTAMQIIGHKSPMMWKRYNSVAESDLIAAAGKLSTYLSNTVLTPADLKDSSKNVSA, encoded by the coding sequence ATGGGGCTGACTAAACGGAAGGATAGTTATTATGTGGAGTTCTCTATCATTGATGATGGTAAGACAATATCGCTAGCAAATGGAAAAGGAGGAGGAAAGCTGCGACGGTGGAAGGTCGGAAGTCATAACCGGACTGCTGCTAGACAACAGGAAGCTCTTATCAAGACTGAATTGATGAAGGGCATGATCAAGAGCGACGCAGCCAAACCGCTCACATTTAAGGAGTGGGGAGAGACCTACCTAGCACTAGAGGAGGTTCTACGGCTCAAGTCTCTTAAGGACCGAATTAACATAGTCCAGTTACAGCTGATACCGTTCTTTGGAAACAAGGAGCTAACAGCAATTACTCCTGAACATGTAGAGGAGTACAGGGCACAGCGAAAGAAGAGTAATGGTGATGCGGTAAAGCTTCAGACCATTAACAATGATCACATCGTCCTGAAGCATTGCTTGAACGTAGCGAGACGAAAGCGTCTGCTCATGGTCAACCCTGCTAGCCTTGTACCCATTCCTAACCCGAACAATGAACGAGACAGAGTGTTAAGTGCTGAAGAGTGGAGCAGGCTATACGAATGCTCTGCCCCTCATTTGAAGCCCATCTTGCTAACTGCCTACCATCTAGGTCAGCGTTTAGGCGAAATCTTAAATTTGACCTGGGATCGAGTAGACCTGCATCGAGGGATCATTACACTACGGGGTGTTGATACAAAAACCAACAAACCCCGTCAGGTGCCGATGACTCATGATGTGAAGACCGCCTTGATGGACCTATCCAAGGTCAGAGACCTAAAACACAAACACGTATTCGTGTATCAGCGAAATCCTGTGAGGGAAGTCAAAAGGTCATTTAAGACGGCTAGCAAGAAGGCAGGCATAGAGAACTTACGGTTTCACGATTTGAGACACTGCGCAGCCACAAACCTAAGACGCGCAGGCGTCGATACAACCACGGCCATGCAGATCATCGGGCACAAATCGCCGATGATGTGGAAGCGATATAACAGCGTGGCAGAAAGTGATTTGATTGCCGCTGCAGGTAAGCTCTCTACCTACCTTTCTAACACTGTATTAACACCTGCCGATTTGAAGGATTCTTCTAAGAACGTAAGTGCTTGA
- a CDS encoding helix-turn-helix domain-containing protein produces the protein MKTCLREWRERRGLSLRKLGDLSGVHFVSLARLEAGLLDPQLSTLLKLCKALNVSLTQLVGVASKPQERRKSDGAD, from the coding sequence ATGAAGACATGCTTGAGAGAGTGGCGAGAGCGACGAGGGTTGAGCTTGCGAAAGCTGGGGGACTTAAGTGGCGTGCACTTTGTGTCACTTGCAAGGCTCGAAGCTGGCCTGCTTGACCCTCAGCTCTCCACTCTTCTCAAGCTGTGTAAGGCGCTAAACGTTTCCCTTACCCAACTGGTCGGAGTGGCAAGCAAGCCACAGGAAAGGAGGAAGTCCGATGGGGCTGACTAA